Part of the Temnothorax longispinosus isolate EJ_2023e chromosome 5, Tlon_JGU_v1, whole genome shotgun sequence genome is shown below.
TTCAAAGAAAAACTGACAAGACAACTGCAAAGGTGGACACACGGTTTACATACACGCGTACATACGGATTCTTCATACAAAGAATATGAGACCGGTACGTAGCGAGTAACGTGGTGGGAGATACTTGCATGCCCCACCCCCATTAGCCcctcatatttttatatcaacatCTAGTGCGGCTCAGGACGCCGTTGAGCCTGCAGTTTCTTCAGTCgtcttgtataaaattttctcatttttttttaatttaatattattaacatttctttatttgttatgcTGACTGTGAATTTGTGCTTTTTgaaatctaatattttaattagtgcTCCACAAGGTGGTTCCTGTTGTACATGTTAAGGTACTGCCTATAGTGTATTGTGAACATTTTTAGAGAAATAGTGCTCGTACAGTGTGAAATAATCGtgtaatgatattataatcCCGAATTCCTGAAATTGTTCGAAATCCTTAAATTTTTCCTTACACCGTTATTTACCAGTccataaaaatgtatgtgtattttacaaaagcaagaaaaataaactaGCTCGTGAGCTCGCTCCATCCTTTAAATTCCATCCAGGCTTAGATGGCAGCTACTGCATCTTTCATTGGTTAACAATTATCAAGTAAAAAATCCGATCGTCGTTGACCGCAGTTATTTTTCGGTCCTCGGTTTCTTCTCAGTCGTTCCAGTATTCGCGCAGAGAAAACTCGTGCGCGTCTAAGAAGGGCGAGAAGAGGGATAAGTGAATTATCCGTTCGAGGCTGATCGAACATCGGTGGAATTTTAAGGTTTCTCAGCGCACGACTGGGAAGCCAAAACAGTGTTCTGCGAGCAAAGTGAGACGGAAAGCGCTCGTACGgcaaagtattaaaaaaaaatcagccCTACGACatcatctctttttctctattcATCCATTTATCGCGTCTTAAATCGTGACGCGATTTTTCGCGAAAATCATGGATCGCAACGAAAACACGAACGAGGGTGGCAGTTCACCCGACACGGTGATCGCGCGCTCCTCGTCGGAGGAAGAGAAGCGGAAGTCGGTCGTGGCCAGCACCTCTGGCGAATACATCACCGTGGGCGACAGCAGTTCCAGTCTCGACACCCTGACCGGCGGCAGCGTCGCGACCCTCTCTTCCAGCGCCAACGCGGATGACCGAAAGAAGGGTAAATTTGGCGCGTTCAAGAGCAGCCTTCGCGAGGGtaacttatttaaaatcaaGAAGAAGACGCGTGAAACCGACGTATCGTCCTCCTTCGAGGCAGAGCAGCGTGATAAAGGTTAATCTCGACGTGTTCGATGAACTTTCCGCTTCTTATTTACGAGATAGACAACGAATGACGAAGAATGCATGAGCTATTTATGAATCATATCTTTTTAAGATTTACTTTTCGAGTCTTTTAgtttcttcatttttcttcagtattattaattataaaattggaaTGGGACACGTATTATTTCGTTCTTATCCGAGAGCGAAGTTCTTAAACGGCTTTTCCCTGACTCGCGATTCCCTTCCGCTTCAGAGATATCTCAGCAGCAGCAATCGCAACGGCTCGAGGACGAGAAAGAGCCGAAATTGACGACCGACGCGCTTTCCAGCGCGGCtctgaagaagaagaaaaagaagtcgCATTCGCTGGTGCGCAAGCTGAGCCTAAATAAATTTCGCATGTCCTCGGAACAGCAAGAGCCGCGACACACTCCGGAGGGAGGTAATAGTAGCCGATCGCAAAGCCAGTCCTCGCAAGAGTCGCCCGTTCACACATACGCTCGTGCCGCGAAAAGAGGGAACGACGACGCCCTGGAGAGGGAAAAGGGGGTAAAAGAGGAGATTAAGAAACCAGAAAAGCTCGAGAAATCGACGAAGACCGTCAGCGTAGTGCAACGCATATCGCCGTCGCTGACCATCAAGAGCTTTGCGGGAACCGTTCAGCAGGGTGAGCCTTGTATGGATGCTATGGGTCGCGGTTGCAAAACCTGCACGAAACTTGAAAGGGCGGAAGATTCCGCGATATTCGCTTTTTAACGACGATTTCATTCAGTCTTTGacgtatttttatgaaataaattctgGGAGATATGCGTCTGCAGTTTCTTGAAAGATAAAATCTAGAGATACGtatgcattgaaaaaaaatatgtctgGATTTTATTTCTGAGAAACGCAGGTGCGCACAtctcttcaaattttattcctttccTTTATGTCGATGCTTgtctcattttattttcaaccTTCTCGTAACAAACGCACGTAGAACTGCACGATTATTGGCAACCGCATATATAGCAAAGCACCGTAGCAACGTTGTAACCGCTGAAAGCTACTTGAGATCATATACGAAAAACCGACCGTAAAAACGTTTCTCCATACAGCCGCGCATCATCAAATTTCTCCGGACACTGAACGACAGTCGCAACAGGAGAATCAAGATAACGCCTCACCTTTCGATAAACGATGCAGCTCGACACTCCCATACGCGTTGTCGAGATGGCCGGAGCCTAGCGAGACGAAGCCCGCGGAGGATCCAGCGGCCAGGAGAGGCAAGGTAAAGACGAAATACGATTCGGAATTCTCTGAATGTGTGCCGTCGACATCGTCGCCCGTCGAGATTCGCCGTAAGCTGTCGTTGCTCGAGGAGAAGCGAGCGATATTTCAGCGACGCTTCTTCGATTCGGAATCCAAGGACGCGACGCGCTCGGACGAGACGGTGATCAACGTTAACACCCGCGGCAAATTATCAAGTACCGACAGCAACGAGTTCCTTCAACAGCTGGAAGAGGAAAGGAAGAATAAAGTGCGGCACATTAGCGTGAGGACCTTCGACACGTTCTCCACTTTCGACAATACCCTCGACGAGGAGGATCTCTCGGAGGATTACGACAATACAGGCAGCAATTATCGCAGACTTTACAACGTCATGGCACCCGTGACAGCCGTGGACCACCTTGAGGTGAGATGCATCGCGGTAGGTGCGGTATAGGGTTGTCTCCGTTAACGTTACGAACGTCTGATGTTTTGCGGCATTGAATGGCGATATTGAATTGCGAAACacgatgaaatatatatgttacgcgTATAATGTATGATCGGCTTCGTCGTGTTGGAAATACGATAGCCTGGATCATTCCACGTTGACGCATTTGCAGCCACAATCAACAAAGCTCTGCGTAACTAGAATTGAtaggaagaagaaataagtacttaaaattacttttaagtttttttcttGAGAAACTTGAAGAAAATAccgaattttttatatctatatctgtacCTTAGAGGTAAAGGTAAAATCGTATATGTCCATTTTTGTACATTCGGAGAAATTaggtttaaaattttaaatagggaaataatgtatatttttttagatataaaataaaagtagtaacttgatttattaagtttttaattaagtaatttaactGTGGCATgtgtataatacaatttagtACAATTGCCAATAACACGCTGTACCTGCTTTAAAAATTAGgcactataaaaattttcaatacaaCTTTTTCTAAACCTTATATCTAGGAACTAGTAATAATAGACATAATTAAGACGCTTTACCACTATACAACTTAAGCTGTCctgttatattgaaaaatgtattaactccattttgacaaaaactgGAGATACGCGATTCTTTACCTCTAAGATACAGACATATATTCATTCGTAGAAAAGTTCTTGACGTGGATCGATTTATACTCCAATATTAGACACGAGAGGATATACACTTAGCGAACCAACAGCGAATGCGAACGTTCGGATATTCGCGTTTTTGCTCTTAGGTTGTTTGTTCTTTCTTTCGATTGCATCAAATACTAGAATTCGACCAGATTCGGTGTTTGCTGCATGTagcaatttgaaatttttgattaTATCTGTTGAACAATGACAACAAACGTTTACGTTCGCTGTTTGTTCGCTAAGTGTATGTAGCTCTAGAGACTCTCCTGCTAATCCAGTCAAACGCTGCGGTACGCGTTTGCGGTACCTTTCTGATACCGATCCGCTTATATTTCTGCCCCTTTGGATCTTGCGCGTTACCTCGTCTGGTTACGGAGTTTCGAATTACGTGGTTATTTCGCGCGTTCTATCTATCGTCTACGTTTCAGAGGAAAAAAATGCGCGATTATATAGATAACCGAAGTTGCTCGAAATCAGGAGAATCAAATAGAAGATAATCCGTTCGCTTCGAAAATTCATCATCGAAATAGAAAGTCCATCATGTCAAAAGATGGTCCGTCACACTATTGATGTCTCTTCGAATTCGATGGCGATTATTCAGATTGCTGATAATACATTCATTAAGACGCGAGAGGCTTATTGTTGTATTTATAGTTCTTGTGCAGTCCCCCCACGACCGTACTCGGGGATCATTCTCCCATCATGCAAGTCTCTCAGTTTATTTCGTTCACGCGAGTTGCAGCAGCGAGATCATTCGCGAGGAACGTAATTATTTCCAGTCTCTAACAAGCGTACAGGCACCTAGAAAGTCGCGCGTAAACATGGAcgtcgaattaaaaatttggcgAAATTTAGAAACGTTCGATTTCGGCAAGTGGAAGGTGCAACCGAAAGAATGGAAATGGCTCGGGgttcgttaaaaatatttgcgtttctaaaaaaaaattattttatttatattttccgtATCTATATAAGCgatacttaataattatccaattatttgtgataaatcatatgtgtattttcttcctctttacGATTAATAAAACGTATTCGGCGTCGTTGGTTGTTATCTATCAAGTTAATGCGCTGCCTATGAAAATGGGGAGAAAAGCAGCGTCATCCCGAGTGCAtgatatcttgaaaaaaatattgtttcttcaagaaaaaaaaagtgttttgCGTTCAAATGTTTATTGTATTTCCTTTTGTTGTTTCAGTCGTCGTCGAATAATGCACCCAACCTCGGAGTAAGCGAGAAACGGGAGCacttgtacaaaatattagTAATCGGCGAGCTCGGGGCGGGGAAAACGTCTATCATCAAACGATACGTGCATCAATTCTTCTCCCAACATTATCGCGCGACGATTGGCGTCGACTTCGCGCTCAAAGTCCTGAACTGGGATCCGCATACCATCATCAGACTGCAGTTATGGGATATCGCAGGTCAATAGTAACTCACAACCTCCTTTCATTTTTGGAGCTAATAATGGAACATAATACTCGGGACAGATAGATTAACATACACATGCATGGttcttattttctatttactgACAAACATCTTAGATATCTCAAACGCTTCTAAAATTGTctaattaatagtttaaacCATAGCCGAGTTATTATacgcgaataatataattttatttaaatgtgtttattcaatatttaatattttatttaatattagaattagtTAAGTTTAATAAACTTACCTAATCTTCATATTTAATGATCTGTCTAGGTCAAGAAAGGTTCGGGAACATGACCAGAGTTTACTACAAGGAAGCCGTAGGTGCTTTCATAGTATTCGACGTGACGAGGAGCGCGACGCTGGACGCTGTGGTGAAATGGAAACAGGACCTGGATTCAAAAGTGCAGCTTCCTGATGGATCAGCGATACCGTGCGTTTTACTGGCGAATAAGTGCGATCAGCAGAAGGAAGGTCTGGTTAACTCGCCCACCAAGATGGACGAATACTGTAAAGAGAAGAACTTCTCCGGCTGGTTTGAAACCTCGGCGAAAGAGAATATTAACATCGAGGAAGCAGCCAAATTTCTCGTCAATAAAGTAAGAGATATTTCACGTTACTTTTCCTTCATGTTAAATCATAAATGTAGAGAAGCAGATCTCTTAAAAATGAAATCTAGGATCGTGAACAATTTTGACTTAAAAATAAGAcggatatattaatattcggTGGAGACTTTGTGTCATATAATCAAGCTTAAGTTTACTATGCCTGTTGCTTATGCGTGACGTACGACGGATTAATCATTGACGTCTTTCGCCCTAGAAGTGATCGACTTatgatgcataattaattaatcaacgTGAAACCAATCAGCATCTCTGGCATCTGCGTGTCAAACTTGCGATCGGACGATTGCTATTATTGCTTCACCCACTATTTCAGCGCATATATTAATTTGGTTGTggctattaatattaaatatatgtaaaatgtttgtttCAGATACTTCAAAACGATCAGGTTATAAAAGACAACGGTGTCCAAGACCAGACGGACGGCGAGAGATTCGCGTTGAATCAATCTCCGACGAGCTCCAAAAAATCCTGCAGCTGCTGACGAATAGGCAAATTGTCGAATTCAAGTTCGAATTCTCGGTCACGATTTTCCATTTATCAACCTCAATGTATCTTCGTAGATGCCATGAGAATCATAATTTTCTACACTTTGCCATTCTTCGTAGTAGGAAGCATCTGCTTATTCTCCAACGAGAATCTTTTATAATGTGTGAAAGTTATTTGGGTCTGTCAATCTAAATCATTTTCAGATATATACAGCGTAAGAAAGCCATAATTTAAGGGtaatagttaaataaattttttaatattcctcTAAACAGTGCTTTTATAACGGTATAATGATAAGATTACCGATGTACATTCTTTCTTAATAATTGACAcgtgcatttaaatattaatttaattcgagTAGATTTGTATATAACGCTGCTTTCTGTGTCTGCTCAAAATTGTGTGAATAACTGCTATTCATACAAATGCTTCTAGCGTCATTAATAGCAAGAATTGAGAATCTTGTGCGTATATGTGTGGTAAAGAGCGtaatactatttattattatttggttaattaaattgatcccacacatatatacacatactaTGAAttcgataaaaacaaaatatacttttaattgttttctcgTTCGATTTACAGTACGCTTCCTATCTATACTTCCATTTCGCTGTTAATTATACTGATTGAATTCAGTATTTTACTGATTAAATTCAGTTGTCGACAACATTGTGCCTCCTTTCGCACAATCGCAGTTATTTACACAAGACAGCTGATTGTAATTAGAACGTCAAACGATCGATTTTATGTAATACGCGTTTAGGCAAATTTGCTGATAGCATTGCAATATTTGGACTGAAATTCAGGGtgaaagatgaaaaataagaatgttTAATGTATCGCTTCTCGTGTCGAGGGAAAAAGTGTAGAGATATATAATGTTCTTGATATAGATCTACGTACAGAAGCATACGTGTGTTATAGTAAGTAAGGTATATATCGAGAGctgcatatatacgtatatgtatacatcgtgcattgtaaataattcagaTTTTACATTAATGATCTTCACCTTTCGAGCGATGTTCGCATGTTTgcacttttatataatatgatttaataacGCGGCGCATATATCTCGTTATTGCAGAGAAaattgtagatatatatacatacatataatattttatatatgttatttccGAGGCATAATATATCTGATACGCTATTGTACTATCTAACAGTAACAATAGCAACATACCTGCCTATTTTTAgtctttttgtataaatacaaGACATAATTACAAAACAATGTTTAActgtattaaatttgttaatatcaAAGTATATTGTTGGGTCTCCTTTTTGTCCTTATATACATATCGTCATTCCATTTTCAACATATTCTTCTCTTTGAACAATATTCATCTGGAATCGCAATAGCCGCGTTCGGCAGAAACGACTGTTGATGAGTGtgtcgtcttatcaacacgcTATGTTGATTTGTTGgatctaaaagtaagagccaatcacgttcgattgcTACTGAGCGGTTTGTTTTGCTGAACCCGCTCACACACAATGATGGGAACGCTGAGATTCGAGCTTAGCAGATCCTAATTACTAACCTACTTCGTAAACATCTATGCGACTTTAGATAACGgcgataagaaatattaaggAATAGAGAACGGAGATAGCGACATTTGTTTGGGATTCAAGAGATTCCTGCGACATTAACGAGCTTCTAAAGTGTGAGATGGATAGTTATGATAGTGCGAAGGTAACAGATTCGATTGAGATGACTTCCCAATTTTCTCAGCTCTTTTGGAAAAACTTGTCCGTTACTGTGCCTGCCGAAGATGACGATTGTTCGAGAGAACGATGGTGCAAGTTTTTGCGCAAAAAACCTGTGAAAACGTTGAACATACTGAAAGAGGGTAATTCTCTTTGTCAATATTGAAGCGCAATGAAAAATTTGTACCTGGATTTAGTCAGATTGTTGATCATTCAATGATCTGTGATTTATTAATCTATCACGATAagtaaggtaaatgtacccaatgcctggacacgtacctatgtctggacacttttatcattttagtctttaaataagtttcatgacgcgaattaaaatcaaagattaaaaacatttttcttgtattatatttttatctttgattttaattcgcgttatacttatttaaaaactaaaataataaaggtgtcCAGACGTAGGTCTTAAGCATCccggcattggtacatttaccttagcATTTCTATTTATTAGTAACAGTGCTTCTCTTGTTATAAAGTATCCGGGTATGCAGAGACTGGTAACATGTTCGCTATATTGGGACCGAGGTATGCAGAATACAATACAAAGTATATATCTTCGTGATTATTCCATGCTAAATTCACGGGTCATGGATGTACAAATTTGTTTCTCCAGTGGTGCCGGCAAAACCACGTTTCTTGCCACTTTGGCGAGAAGACTCGAATTAACTTCGGGCGCAGTAAAGATCGACGGGCACGACGTTTCTCGAGAAACGATGACAGCAATATCGAGCTACATATCGCAATTTGATGTTCTACCTTCCACGCTCACTCCCAGGGAACACATGTCGTTCATGgtatcgaaaaaatatatataagaacttATGAAATAGTAAAACAggataaaattattgactTATAATTTTTGCACGCGATCGATTGTTTTTCATGTTTCAAGCTGTTCTTTTTTAGTGCGCTTTGAAAATAGGAAGTAGTTACAGCGTGCTACAAAGAAAATCCTTAGGGGAAGAATTTTTGCGGGATCTTGGATTATACAAGTGCATCGACGTCGCTATATCCAAGCTATCCGGCGGCGAAAGGAAGCGCTTGTCGCTAGCCGTGGAATTAGTTACGAGGccaaagattttttttttagacgaGCCTACCACGGGTAAGAATTTAGATTTACGTGAAAGTAGATCTTGATTGTCGCATGTCGATCGTTAATCGTCGAATATTAAACATAGATCTATctatagtaataatttttatgaattttatacattCCATCTTTAATTGCTTTTGAGTCTTGCACCGATTATTCTTCAGTCTTGAAACGCAAACTTATACCAAAgcttgataattaatatatatattgaaaatcaatttaatattactgatgctaataagcattttatcaaggaattttacaaaaagatataaatgaatattcgAGTGCAGGTCTGGACACTTTCGCCGCAATGCACGTCGTGCAATCGTTGAAATTAATCGCCTCGAGAGGCACCATAGTCTTCTGCACAATTCATCAACCAGGTATGATGATATACAACATATTCAGCCACGTGATACTGATGGCCGATGGTAGATCGGTATATTTTGGAACGCTGAGAAACGCCACGAATTTTTTTGACAGGTAAAATTCCAATATTTCGACGCTCGCAATTAGTTTATCGTGAAATGATAGAACAacatcgatatattttacgcACACAGCCAGAATCATCACTGTCCCGTAAACTACGACGAGTCCGAATATTACGTAAACATTCTGTCACGCTGGAATCGAGCGGATCGCAATATCGAGCTGTGCCGTGCGTTCTCACGATCGCCGCTATCAACGATCCCCGTGGTTGAAAATATCCCGGTTTTCCACGCCAGCCCTCGAAAGTATTGAAATAAAACGGCAGCAAAATTTCTCGAATAGATTTTCCCGGATAACGTTCATGGAgcgtaataatttttgtcgtAGAATGTCAGGATGGTTCGTGCAGTTTTACTGGTTGCTCTGGAGAACATTCCTGCGGGATAAGAGAACGGCCTTCGACAATTGGGTCATGTGGTTCTCTTGCGCGGTAATAAGATAGAAACAGAATTTTAGAGTAATTCCGATCAAAAtccgattaatttaatcggcGATTGACTCAACCGACAGAATTACTTGCGGCAAATTTTCTAACATCTAACTATATTATTCGTTGTTCCCAATCTAGTCTTTTTTCCATATCTGTACTTTAGAGGTAAAGCATTGTATCTCcagtttttgtcaaaatgaagttgatacatttttcaatgtaaCAGgagtttaaattgtataataatggTAAAGAGCGTTTTATTATGTCTATTATTACTAGTTTCTAGGATACAATGTTTAGAAAAAGTcggattaaaaatttttatagtgcttaatttttaaagcagGTACAGCGTGTTGGCAGTTGTACTATTAAACATGTcagtttaattactttattaaaaatttgataaaccCAAGGCgcttatacttttatttaataaaaatatatcatttcctTATTTAACCCTTTAAACGTACCTTTTGTTTTCTCTGAATAATAATGGAGATACGATTCTTTACCTCTAAGGTGCagatatgttaaataataaaagattaaaccATGTTAACGATATAAAATACAGGTATTACTTAACAAGTTAATCGCCGATTAATCGGAGTCTTAGAAACAAGAAAAGAGGCAAAAATTGCAATGAAAAAAGATCTGTGATTTTGTAGCTGTCCATCGTcttcgtaaatattttttacgctgGCACCAACTCGTCGACGCAGGAAGGCATACAGAACGCTCGGGGGGTGTTGTACCTGACGATCTCCGAGGTAATTTTTACGATCGCCTACTCCGTCGTTTACGAGCTGCCCGGCGAGCTGGTTCTCTACGTGCGCGAAAATACCGTGTACACGCCCGGGCCTTATTACCTCGCCACCGTTCTCGCCCTGGTAATTACTCGTTGGCGTATACGTTATAGAAGCGACATAGATCTCGCGACATTATCACGATTTCTCGACGGAAATTCCTCAGATACCCAAGGCGACATTCAAGGCGCTCTTGTTCACGATCGCGCTATACCTGGCGCTGCATTCCGAATTCTCGTTGCTCAGCTTCTGCTCCTATTGCCTCTgcacgacggcggcggcgattTGCGGTATCGCGTACGGCATGACGATCTCCAGCTGGATCGCCGACATCGATATCGTGATTACGATAATGATACCGCTCGACATGTTGTTCCTATTGATGGCGGGGACGTTTTACAATCTGCGGTAAGTGCGCTGTCCGCTGTCCGCTGTCAATATCACGACCCCAGACAGCacgtccaaaatcgggacataagacgtcttaagGGAGGAAACCACTGTGacggttttaaaaaatcgaatttttttgcGGAGGTACACGGCACcacgcaaatattaatattttttaacgattttttaaacaatatattcaatatatgttttaaagaaataacaaatcaatttcattaaatttattatttctcacaaaaaaaaatgtatgaaaatagcattttttccGACCGTCACAGTGGTTTCCTCccttaaaaacattttaagatatcTTCAAGACAtgttatgtcccgattttggacatggtACACTGGGACGAACAGAATTCCATCGCGCACGTTAAAAGTTGATTCCCGTAGGACCTTGCCGAGCTACCTGGCGTATTTCAAATATTCCTCCATGTTTTACTACGCCACCGAAGCTATATCGATAGTACACTGGTCGGAGATAGAGAACATTGGTAAGAGATGGTTAAATCTTTTGGGGCTGAgctttattaacattttaatttttctttcctcaGATTGTCCAGCCAGTCGCGGCCTGCCTTGTCTATCGAACGGAACAGAGGTTTTATCAGAGTACGGATATAACGAAAATAACTTCTGGTGGGACATGATCGGACTGCTGCTTCTAACAATTCTGATGAACATCACCGCGTATCTCGGcacgagaagaagaagagcgTCAAGGCCAATCGCTTATTAGTCGACGAGACGCAATCACGATGCATTTTcctaatgttattaattatgtaaaagctCATTGATTTCTTCAGATTACATGGTTTGATAacgtaaaaattcaattactgtgatctatttttcattattgcagaaattataaatatacgacGTAAATTTTGGAGCAAAAGGATAGAATCTTATTATCTTATTGCACTGACAAGACGAGACTACAACGATGGTAATTATTAGGTATTAGATTCAAACTGTGTGTGTAAGTGTATCACACAGTTAATAAGAAACTCAATTACCCCAACTCTTtcgaatacataaataaaaaggttaaaaaattgttagaaTAAACGTAAATACAAGTATACCCCACCGTAAATTCACGCCGTTATTTCTCGTCTTTTTCGAGAAGCTAAAACTTCCCTTCTCGCGTAAACGTTAAGTCAAGTTGATCTCCACGCGCGAGACTAATTTAATCGTGCATTACGCAAACCGACGTCGTAGCACTGAAGTataaagaataagaataaa
Proteins encoded:
- the Rab32 gene encoding ras-related protein Rab-32 isoform X7 translates to MLDRNVVLVLRTRQERTERRLRHKKEANPPPMEPPALLLNNNHLYLDLNMNFSENCKQEAARDARRKSSSNNAPNLGVSEKREHLYKILVIGELGAGKTSIIKRYVHQFFSQHYRATIGVDFALKVLNWDPHTIIRLQLWDIAGQERFGNMTRVYYKEAVGAFIVFDVTRSATLDAVVKWKQDLDSKVQLPDGSAIPCVLLANKCDQQKEGLVNSPTKMDEYCKEKNFSGWFETSAKENINIEEAAKFLVNKILQNDQVIKDNGVQDQTDGERFALNQSPTSSKKSCSC
- the Rab32 gene encoding ras-related protein Rab-32 isoform X8; this translates as MGPAVVISVVRRSRSHLKKKLRYESVPLQEYRGSKQNRPAPQMSSSNNAPNLGVSEKREHLYKILVIGELGAGKTSIIKRYVHQFFSQHYRATIGVDFALKVLNWDPHTIIRLQLWDIAGQERFGNMTRVYYKEAVGAFIVFDVTRSATLDAVVKWKQDLDSKVQLPDGSAIPCVLLANKCDQQKEGLVNSPTKMDEYCKEKNFSGWFETSAKENINIEEAAKFLVNKILQNDQVIKDNGVQDQTDGERFALNQSPTSSKKSCSC
- the Rab32 gene encoding ras-related protein Rab-32 isoform X6 — encoded protein: MSLRIRWRLFRLLIIHSLRRERLIVVFIVLVQSPHDRTRGSFSHHASLSVYFVHASCSSEIIREERNYFQSLTSVQAPRKSRVNMDVELKIWRNLETFDFGKWKVQPKEWKWLGSSSNNAPNLGVSEKREHLYKILVIGELGAGKTSIIKRYVHQFFSQHYRATIGVDFALKVLNWDPHTIIRLQLWDIAGQERFGNMTRVYYKEAVGAFIVFDVTRSATLDAVVKWKQDLDSKVQLPDGSAIPCVLLANKCDQQKEGLVNSPTKMDEYCKEKNFSGWFETSAKENINIEEAAKFLVNKILQNDQVIKDNGVQDQTDGERFALNQSPTSSKKSCSC